One genomic segment of Flavobacteriaceae bacterium includes these proteins:
- a CDS encoding DUF479 domain-containing protein, translating to MNFLAHLYLSEDNTHMIIGNFIADSIHGNRFTHFDKEIQQGIRLHREIDTFTDAHPITKKSKRRLNKRYGLYAGVIIDIFYDHYLAKNWKNYSAIPLHLYVDSIYQLLQKNYGILPEKTQHMLPIMIAYNWLYNYQYKEGIESVLKGMNRRTKNRSQMHLAIEELYRLDDAFQKDFTDFFKELCIFSHRKLNSFKGVH from the coding sequence ATGAATTTCCTCGCCCATCTATATCTCTCGGAAGATAATACCCATATGATTATCGGAAACTTTATAGCCGATAGTATTCACGGCAACCGATTTACCCATTTTGATAAAGAGATTCAACAAGGAATAAGACTACATCGGGAAATCGATACATTTACAGACGCGCATCCGATTACTAAAAAAAGTAAACGCAGGCTCAATAAACGTTACGGACTATATGCAGGAGTTATCATTGATATTTTTTACGACCATTATCTGGCTAAAAACTGGAAAAATTATTCTGCTATCCCCTTACACCTGTACGTAGATTCAATTTATCAGTTACTCCAAAAAAACTACGGTATATTACCAGAGAAAACACAGCATATGTTACCAATTATGATAGCATACAACTGGTTGTATAACTATCAATACAAGGAAGGTATCGAAAGTGTTCTGAAAGGAATGAATCGCCGTACTAAAAACAGGTCTCAAATGCATTTGGCAATTGAAGAGCTATATCGGTTAGATGATGCGTTTCAAAAAGATTTTACGGATTTCTTTAAAGAATTGTGTATCTTTTCGCATCGGAAATTGAACTCGTTTAAAGGAGTTCATTAA
- a CDS encoding SUMF1/EgtB/PvdO family nonheme iron enzyme, giving the protein MKSNYFLILFLFALCNSSYSQNRTMAEELSFITSKANSLTQNSLGYWEADFGNGIVLIYIPQGSFTMGNNMLSSIVVTSGYASAPEHTVNLSHYWISKNPITIGQFRTFVQATNYVTDVERAGSQGCYVYDTTQEAFVPKTGRKWDNAYQDILAAFPAITINDNHPVACVSWNDAIAYTNWLRQQKQVQFTIPTEAEYEYACRGTDGRIYPWGNNVSDGTRANYADETMNTYFPNLNQALVHTGVTDGFAITSPVGSFPNGASPIGALDMVGNVNQWVYDAEYDYTSASQTNPIHLTDNGVRMQKAGDWSSSAGRTGQTPDELAEGHNIRAEGRSGDVPNSADDHLGFRIAISYVQRLESLLSLHDTALHASKITLHQNPVKNDKLILNNAIFDSSYEIYNLNGQLLKAGDIGTGNILLSHIGSGLYFIKITSKSGKSNTHLKFIIE; this is encoded by the coding sequence ATGAAATCTAATTATTTTTTAATACTATTTCTATTCGCATTATGTAACAGCAGTTATAGCCAAAATAGAACAATGGCAGAAGAATTAAGTTTTATTACTTCAAAAGCTAACTCTCTAACTCAAAATTCTCTTGGTTATTGGGAAGCGGATTTTGGTAATGGTATTGTACTGATATATATTCCGCAAGGCTCTTTTACTATGGGGAATAATATGCTTTCATCCATTGTAGTAACAAGCGGATATGCTTCGGCACCGGAACATACTGTAAATTTAAGTCATTACTGGATTTCAAAAAATCCAATAACCATAGGGCAATTTCGAACATTCGTACAGGCAACCAATTATGTAACTGATGTTGAAAGAGCCGGGAGTCAGGGATGCTATGTATACGATACCACACAAGAAGCTTTTGTGCCAAAAACAGGACGTAAATGGGACAATGCTTATCAGGATATCCTAGCTGCTTTTCCGGCAATTACGATAAACGATAATCATCCTGTAGCCTGTGTAAGCTGGAATGATGCCATTGCTTATACTAATTGGCTACGTCAACAAAAACAAGTGCAATTCACCATACCTACCGAAGCTGAATATGAATATGCATGTAGAGGTACAGATGGTAGAATCTACCCGTGGGGTAATAATGTGTCAGATGGAACAAGAGCAAATTATGCTGATGAAACTATGAATACTTATTTTCCAAATCTGAATCAAGCTCTGGTACATACGGGAGTAACTGATGGTTTTGCAATTACTTCTCCTGTGGGAAGTTTCCCTAATGGAGCTTCACCTATAGGAGCATTAGATATGGTAGGTAATGTAAATCAATGGGTTTATGATGCCGAGTATGATTATACTTCTGCTTCACAAACGAATCCGATTCATTTGACTGATAATGGCGTTCGAATGCAAAAGGCAGGAGATTGGTCCAGTTCAGCCGGCCGCACGGGTCAAACTCCAGATGAATTAGCTGAAGGCCATAATATTAGAGCTGAAGGTCGTTCAGGAGATGTGCCAAATAGTGCCGATGACCATTTAGGGTTCAGAATAGCCATCTCCTATGTTCAAAGGTTAGAGTCTTTATTATCTTTACATGATACAGCATTACATGCATCCAAAATTACATTACACCAAAACCCTGTTAAAAACGACAAATTAATTCTTAACAATGCTATATTTGACAGCTCATATGAGATTTATAATCTAAACGGTCAATTATTAAAAGCTGGCGATATTGGTACCGGAAATATTTTACTTAGCCATATTGGAAGTGGATTATATTTTATTAAAATTACCTCTAAAAGCGGAAAGTCAAATACTCATCTTAAGTTCATTATTGAATAA
- a CDS encoding helix-turn-helix domain-containing protein has translation MSSFIEIIPLLDAFFSGGNVFVIAYVLITGIQKKALFNIIIAITLFTFLLEFIFSFLHVSSDFDINLNFYAIGILILFSYSHFLIYRKVTLKFISILVLSVVIQLIFLIRIETIFHEKELTIVVLNSAISILILVLTLFNLRVYQKKLKNCYSSVKQKNLYGLRLIVFLLLFFNILWLIDDTTFLLIGENSVSDVLAILSLFYSYFSVLFLSIYAIKNQYVLDEIKKASKEIKELIVKEKNLQTLQNKELFEKLKQLLLKEKLYLNPDLSLNYLSKKLDSKDKIISHNIHHFSNTNFYSFINQYRIEHFKKLIFDDKNIKMSIDGIIELCGFKSKSTFYSHFRKIENTTPLEFIKKLKY, from the coding sequence TTGAGTTCCTTTATTGAAATAATTCCCTTACTAGATGCCTTTTTTTCAGGGGGTAATGTTTTTGTGATAGCTTACGTACTCATTACAGGGATTCAAAAAAAGGCTCTTTTCAATATTATAATTGCTATCACTTTGTTTACCTTTTTACTTGAGTTTATTTTTTCCTTTCTACATGTAAGCTCAGATTTTGATATAAACCTCAATTTTTATGCTATAGGGATTTTAATATTATTTAGTTATTCTCATTTTTTGATTTACAGGAAAGTGACATTAAAGTTCATATCTATATTGGTATTAAGTGTCGTAATACAACTTATTTTTCTAATCCGTATTGAAACCATTTTCCACGAAAAAGAATTAACTATTGTAGTTCTTAACTCCGCTATTAGTATACTTATTTTGGTACTTACTCTTTTCAACCTTAGAGTGTATCAAAAGAAATTAAAAAATTGTTATTCCTCTGTCAAACAAAAAAACCTATACGGATTACGATTAATTGTATTTCTATTACTATTTTTTAATATACTATGGTTAATTGATGATACTACCTTTTTACTTATTGGAGAAAACAGTGTTTCCGATGTATTAGCAATTTTATCTTTATTCTATTCTTATTTCTCGGTACTATTTCTGTCTATATATGCGATTAAAAACCAATATGTACTGGATGAAATAAAAAAAGCATCGAAGGAGATAAAAGAATTAATTGTAAAAGAGAAAAATTTGCAAACACTACAAAACAAAGAGTTGTTCGAAAAACTTAAACAGCTTTTATTAAAGGAAAAGTTATATTTGAATCCAGACTTATCTTTGAATTATCTAAGTAAAAAATTAGACTCTAAAGACAAAATAATTTCACATAACATTCATCATTTTTCGAATACTAATTTTTATAGTTTCATCAACCAGTACCGAATTGAACATTTTAAAAAACTAATTTTTGATGATAAAAACATAAAAATGAGTATTGATGGGATTATTGAACTCTGTGGTTTCAAATCAAAATCTACTTTTTACAGTCATTTTAGAAAAATTGAAAATACAACTCCTTTGGAATTCATTAAAAAATTAAAATACTGA